The following coding sequences are from one Hyphomicrobiales bacterium window:
- a CDS encoding DUF192 domain-containing protein: MTMVRAAAPVLRFFLLIAAVLWATSVLAFEESSLSVETATGTHEFTIEIARSPQEQGLGLMHRRELAPDYAMLFPFVEAREASFWMRDTYVSLDMVFIAEDGIVHRIERDTEPLSLRSVHSRGPVIAVLEFVAGTADRIGLEPGDRVVHPDLQRD; the protein is encoded by the coding sequence ATGACGATGGTCCGCGCCGCTGCTCCCGTTTTGCGTTTTTTTCTCCTGATCGCTGCCGTGCTGTGGGCAACGTCTGTGCTGGCTTTTGAGGAGTCATCGCTCAGCGTTGAAACCGCCACCGGCACGCATGAGTTCACGATCGAGATCGCCCGTTCGCCACAGGAGCAAGGTCTCGGCCTGATGCACCGCCGAGAGCTCGCACCCGATTACGCGATGCTGTTCCCGTTTGTTGAGGCGCGCGAAGCATCCTTTTGGATGCGCGACACCTATGTCTCGCTGGACATGGTGTTCATCGCCGAGGATGGGATCGTGCATCGCATCGAACGCGATACCGAACCCTTGTCCTTGCGGTCGGTCCATTCGCGCGGTCCCGTGATCGCCGTGCTGGAATTTGTGGCGGGCACCGCCGATCGAATTGGGCTGGAGCCAGGTGATCGGGTTGTTCACCCGGACCTACAACGTGACTAG
- a CDS encoding CspA family cold shock protein, producing the protein MTGKPPLDPDLIAELGDDAGLDVFEVAGQIKWFDVGKGFGFIVPDNGMKDILLHVTCLRRDGYQTAYEGARIVVEVLDRPRGLQALRILSMDESTALHPSQLPPSRTHVQITPTSGLEKATVKWFNRIRGFGFLTQGEGTEDIFVHMETLRRYGLTELRPGQDVMVRFGDGPKGRMASEVRPVNGSSIPASH; encoded by the coding sequence ATGACGGGTAAACCCCCTCTTGATCCCGACCTCATTGCTGAGCTGGGCGATGACGCCGGCCTCGATGTGTTCGAGGTCGCCGGGCAAATCAAATGGTTTGACGTCGGCAAGGGCTTCGGCTTCATCGTGCCTGATAACGGCATGAAAGACATTTTGCTGCACGTCACCTGCTTGCGGCGGGATGGCTATCAGACGGCCTATGAGGGCGCGCGCATTGTCGTCGAAGTCCTCGATAGGCCACGCGGCCTGCAGGCCCTGCGCATCTTGTCAATGGACGAATCGACAGCGCTCCACCCTTCTCAATTGCCACCCTCGCGCACACATGTGCAGATCACGCCGACCTCCGGCTTGGAGAAAGCAACCGTGAAGTGGTTCAACCGGATTCGCGGTTTTGGTTTTCTGACCCAGGGCGAGGGGACCGAAGACATTTTCGTCCACATGGAAACTCTGCGGCGCTATGGCCTAACCGAGCTTCGACCGGGTCAGGATGTGATGGTGCGCTTTGGTGATGGTCCTAAGGGGCGCATGGCATCCGAAGTGCGGCCGGTGAACGGCAGTTCCATACCCGCGTCACATTAA
- a CDS encoding Rrf2 family transcriptional regulator, producing MRLSKQTSYAIRILLDCAHAMPQAVRSSEIAERQKISEYNIQKLVAQLAGEGILETARGRGGGIKLGLDPKDINLGRVLRITEPTRIVVDCFGEPVDCAVRQVTPVNRIFAAAYDGFVDVLDRYTLEDLLKGHQMAPAVA from the coding sequence ATGCGCCTTTCAAAACAAACTTCCTATGCGATCCGCATCCTGCTCGATTGTGCCCACGCCATGCCTCAGGCGGTGCGCTCCAGCGAGATCGCCGAGCGGCAAAAGATCAGCGAATACAACATTCAAAAGCTGGTCGCGCAGTTGGCAGGTGAGGGTATCTTAGAGACCGCACGCGGTCGAGGTGGCGGCATCAAGCTTGGCCTTGACCCCAAAGACATCAATTTGGGTCGCGTTCTTCGCATCACCGAGCCAACGCGAATCGTGGTTGACTGTTTCGGTGAGCCGGTGGATTGCGCTGTCCGTCAGGTGACACCGGTCAATCGCATTTTTGCGGCCGCTTATGATGGATTTGTCGACGTGCTCGACCGGTACACGCTGGAAGACCTGCTCAAGGGCCACCAAATGGCGCCCGCCGTCGCTTAG
- a CDS encoding pyridoxamine 5'-phosphate oxidase family protein — translation MTEQQLPPYYDDLDATREHALALLVRGVKDRRSGMHTFTVATIGADGAPSLRTVVNRGFDAVTRELRFHTDARSPKLQEMADDQRAAIHVYDPRAKTQLRMEALATIHRDDDLRQRAWDKTRDFSRECYRVVRAPGDAVEAPSDVTFTEGHHPDEGEENFVAVTLRIHTLEWLYLAHQGHRRAKFSWDGADRLTQTWLVP, via the coding sequence ATGACTGAGCAGCAACTGCCGCCTTACTATGATGATCTGGACGCAACGCGCGAGCATGCTTTGGCGCTGCTTGTTCGCGGCGTGAAAGATCGGCGCTCCGGCATGCACACTTTCACGGTCGCCACCATTGGCGCCGATGGGGCGCCTAGTTTACGCACTGTTGTCAATCGCGGCTTCGACGCTGTGACGCGGGAATTGCGCTTCCACACCGACGCGCGTTCGCCCAAGCTTCAAGAGATGGCCGACGATCAGCGCGCCGCCATTCACGTCTATGACCCTCGCGCCAAGACTCAGTTGCGCATGGAGGCATTGGCAACAATCCATCGTGACGACGATCTGCGTCAGCGCGCCTGGGACAAGACACGGGATTTCTCGCGCGAGTGCTACCGCGTCGTTCGCGCACCCGGCGATGCGGTTGAAGCACCGTCGGACGTGACCTTTACCGAGGGTCATCATCCCGACGAGGGTGAGGAGAACTTTGTGGCCGTCACGCTGCGCATTCATACGCTGGAATGGCTCTATCTGGCCCATCAGGGCCATCGCCGGGCCAAGTTCTCCTGGGACGGGGCTGACAGGCTGACGCAGACCTGGCTTGTGCCCTAG